One Xiphophorus couchianus chromosome 1, X_couchianus-1.0, whole genome shotgun sequence genomic region harbors:
- the LOC114141796 gene encoding myelin transcription factor 1-like isoform X5: protein MGPGPHPRTPLENSKFLRCVQMSQDTETRTRARSKAIREQVGQAMKLEMSSCPTPGCDGKGHVSGRYSRHRSALGCPIVKKRKLQEAEIEENPLSPRKRTQPTKQADEDSDMAEEEEQNEEDGEEKDGIKDKKKKETKSETGKVERTSATTDSPEQPCPSPDDKSRSITSETENKVETENFSEEVTCVIITEEEEAQSASACLPPQLPAEETTVPCHEETKDEEEDGEKKANLEEEEEELESQRNVAEETEIRRQMIRQENSDHQYSSGDYKNQAKESKPIENNETEEEEEDEEDAEEEEEEEEEEEDEDDGAVRQVETVFIQESEATVSLREEQCDTLRAEEEAAEEKRSSKAGEVEQEEEEDEEEEDEEDDEEEEGNSSKASPSTVIIEVHAEEEEHEEDEEEEEEEEDDEELEEEDEEEEEEDEDRGEELDRVSEGSGVTDDSENWDMTRGNLGLLEQAIALKAEEIQGGQESSSSVDYQPSNASMKNSDGSAGVRCSTHCSKEKKEVKCPTPGCDGTGHITGLYPHHRSLSGCPHKDRIPPEILAMHENVLKCPTPGCTGQGHVNSNRNTHRSLSGCPIAAATKLNKNQDKQVHLQASASEPTSNSDRVLRPMCFVKQLEIPQYGSYRPNTVTTTPRANLAKELEKYSKVSFDYASFDVQVFGKRMIVPKMPDTTDTSTKVFKSKPFSKASSPSHGSSGGFAKNIPSSSGYDYSQDAEAAHMAATAILNLSTRCWERPETCGTKLREPCTKEVAIEVDENGTLDLSMKKTKREDIQSAETACSLPSSSQLVDATLSQDHPQSDWDGPLDFTKPNEDKEEDHEEMEYTAPSYTSSDDEEENQENSEDRKYPGEVTTGSFKVKFQPKDNKKEVIVCPTPGCDGSGHITGNYASHRSLSGCPLADKSLRTLMAAHTAELKCPTPGCDGSGHITGNYASHRSLSGCPRAKKGGVKSAPCKDDKEESELLRCPVPGCDSLGHISGKYATHRSAYGCPLAAKRQREGLLNGTPFSWKAFKTEGPTCPTPGCDGSGHANGSFLTHRSLSGCPRAPASKKKVKLPGDEYITAKFRASDVLDNDEDIKQLNKDISELNECNAEMEADMMNLHTQISSMEKNLKNMEEENKQIEEKNEALFLELSGLSQVLIRSLANIRLPTMQEPVSEQNFDNYVETLTYMFTNKDCYQNPDTRALLESISQAVKGIEV from the exons ATGAGTCAAGACACAGAGACAAGAACACGAGCTCGTTCCAAAGCCATCCGGG AACAAGTTGGACAAGCAATGAAGCTGGAAATGAG CAGCTGTCCCACCCCTGGATGTGATGGCAAAGGTCACGTCAGTGGAAGATATTCGAGACACAGAAG CGCGCTAGGGTGCCCAATTGTAAAGAAAAGGAAGCTACAGGAGGCTGAGATCGAAGAGAACCCGCTGTCGCCCAGGAAGAGGACCCAGCCTACCAAACAGGCCGATGAGGACAGTGACATGgcagaagaggaggagcagaatgaggaagatggagaggaaaaagatggcatcaaagacaaaaagaaaaaagaaacaaagagcgAGACGGGAAAAG TTGAACGCACCTCGGCGACCACAGACAGCCCAGAACAACCTTGCCCTTCACCTGATGACAAGAGCAGAAGTATCACCTCAGAGACTGAGAACAAAGTAGAGACAGAAAACTTTAGCGAGGAGGTAACGTGTGTGATAatcacagaggaagaggaggctcAGTCAGCATCCGCGTGCCTCCCGCCACAGCTCCCAGCAGAAGAAACAACTGTCCCTTGCCATGAAGAGACaaaagatgaggaagaggatggagaaaaaaaggcaaacctggaggaggaggaggaggaactggAAAGTCAGAGGAATGTTGCAGAAGagacggagataagaagacaGATGATCAGGCAGGAAAATTCTGATCATCAGTACTCAAGTGGAGATTACAAAAATCAGGCCAAAGAGTCAAAACCGATAGAAAATAATGAGactgaagaagaggaggaggacgaggaggacgcagaggaagaggaagaggaggaggaggaggaagaggacgaaGACGATGGAGCAGTGAGACAAGTTGAGACAGTTTTCATTCAGGAATCTGAAGCGACTGTGTCACTCAGGGAAGAGCAGTGCGACACCCTCAGGGCCGAGGAAGAAGCAGCAGAGGAGAAGCGAAGCAGCAAAGCCGGTGAAGTagagcaagaagaagaagaagacgaggaagaagaagatgaagaagatgatgaggaagaagaaggaaaCTCAAGCAAAGCCTCTCCGAGCACAGTCATCATCGAAGTTCACGCCGAAGAGGAGGAACacgaggaggacgaggaggaagaggaggaagaggaagacgaCGAGGaactggaggaggaagacgaggaggaggaggaggaggacgaggacaGGGGAGAGGAATTGGATCGTGTCTCCGAGGGATCGGGCGTCACGGACGACTCTGAAAACTGGGACATGACGCGAGGGAATCTGGGGCTGCTGGAGCAGGCCATTGCTCTGAAGGCAGAGGAGATCCAGGGAGGTCAGGAGAGCAGCAGTTCTGTCGACTACCAACCGAGCAACGCCTCCATGAAGAACTCTGACGGTTCTGCTGGAGTCCGCTGCTCCACCCACTGTAGCAAAG aaaagaaggaagtcAAGTGTCCAACTCCAGGTTGTGACGGAACAGGCCACATCACTGGGTTGTATCCTCACCACCGCAGTCTTTCTGGATGTCCCCACAAAGACAGAATACCTCCAGAGA TTTTGGCCATGCACGAAAATGTCTTGAAGTGTCCTACTCCCGGCTGCACCGGCCAAGGTCATGTGAACAGTAACCGCAACACACACCGCAG CCTGTCCGGTTGCCCCATAGCAGCAGCAACTAAGCTGAACAAGAACCAGGACAAGCAGGTTCATCTGCAAGCTTCAGCCAGTGAGCCGACCTCAAACTCTGACAGAGTGCTAAG GCCAATGTGTTTTGTGAAGCAGCTGGAGATCCCTCAGTATGGCAGCTACCGCCCCAACACAGTGACTACCACACCTCGAGCTAACCTTGCCAAGGAGCTGGAGAAATACTCCAAGGTTTCTTTTGACTATGCAAGCTTTGATGTCCAAGTGTTTGGAAAGCGTATGATTGTTCCAAAGATGCCCGACACTACCGACACATCCACTAAAGTTTTCAAAT CTAAACCATTTTCCAAGGCGTCCTCCCCAAGCCATGGTTCATCAGGAGGTTTCGCCAAGAACATCCCATCCTCTAGTGGTTATGACTACAGCCAGGATGCAGAGGCAGCCCATATGGCAGCAACAGCAATCCTCAACCTGTCCACCCGCTGCTGGGAGAGACCGGAAACCTGCGGCACTAAACTCCGGGAGCCTTGCACCAAG GAGGTCGCGATTGAGGTGGATGAGAATGGCACCTTAGACCTCAGCATGAAAAAGACCAAGAGAGAGGACATACAGTCTGCAGAGACTGCATGTTCTTTGCCTTCCTCCTCTCAACTTGTGGATGCCACGTTGTCTCAGGACCATCCTCAGTCAGATTGGGACGGTCCACTAGATTTCACCAAGCCCAATGAAGACAAGGAGGAAGACCATGAAGAG ATGGAATACACAGCTCCTTCATATACATCATCTGATGACGAGGAAGAGAACCAAGAAAACTCAGAGGACCGGAAATACCCCGGTGAAGTCACTACTGGCAGTTTTAAAGTCAAGTTTCAGcccaaagacaacaaaaaagaagttattGT ATGTCCAACACCAGGCTGTGATGGCAGTGGGCATATAACTGGCAATTATGCATCACATCGAAG TCTGTCAGGCTGTCCTCTTGCTGATAAATCACTTCGGACCCTCATGGCTGCCCACACAGCTGAACTgaa GTGTCCGACTCCAGGCTGTGATGGATCGGGTCACATCACTGGAAACTACGCGTCGCACAGGAG TTTGTCTGGATGTCCACGGGCCAAGAAAGGAGGAGTCAAATCAGCACCTTGCAAAGACGACAAGGAAGAATCTGAGCTGCTGAG GTGTCCAGTTCCTGGCTGTGACAGTCTTGGACACATCAGTGGAAAGTATGCTACCCACCGTAGTGCCTATGGCTGTCCACTTGCAGCAAAGCGACAGAGGGAAGGTCTACTAAATGGCACTCCTTTCTCTTGGAAGGCCTTTAAGACCGAAGGCCCGACCTGCCCAACACCAGGCTGTGACGGTTCTGGTCATGCTAATGGCAGTTTCTTGACACACCGCAG TCTCTCAGGTTGTCCGAGAGCTCCAGCCAGCAAGAAGAAAGTCAAGCTTCCTGGAGACGAATATATAACAGCAAAGTTCAGAGCGAGCGACG TTCTGGATAATGATGAAGACATCAAGCAGCTGAACAAGGACATCAGTGAACTGAATGAGTGCAACGCAGAGATGGAGGCTGACATGATGAATTTGCACACTCAG
- the LOC114141796 gene encoding myelin transcription factor 1-like isoform X10, protein MSQDTETRTRARSKAIREQVGQAMKLEMSSCPTPGCDGKGHVSGRYSRHRSALGCPIVKKRKLQEAEIEENPLSPRKRTQPTKQADEDSDMAEEEEQNEEDGEEKDGIKDKKKKETKSETGKVERTSATTDSPEQPCPSPDDKSRSITSETENKVETENFSEEVTCVIITEEEEAQSASACLPPQLPAEETTVPCHEETKDEEEDGEKKANLEEEEEELESQRNVAEETEIRRQMIRQENSDHQYSSGDYKNQAKESKPIENNETEEEEEDEEDAEEEEEEEEEEEDEDDGAVRQVETVFIQESEATVSLREEQCDTLRAEEEAAEEKRSSKAGEVEQEEEEDEEEEDEEDDEEEEGNSSKASPSTVIIEVHAEEEEHEEDEEEEEEEEDDEELEEEDEEEEEEDEDRGEELDRVSEGSGVTDDSENWDMTRGNLGLLEQAIALKAEEIQGGQESSSSVDYQPSNASMKNSDGSAGVRCSTHCSKEKKEVKCPTPGCDGTGHITGLYPHHRSLSGCPHKDRIPPEILAMHENVLKCPTPGCTGQGHVNSNRNTHRSLSGCPIAAATKLNKNQDKQVHLQASASEPTSNSDRVLRPMCFVKQLEIPQYGSYRPNTVTTTPRANLAKELEKYSKVSFDYASFDVQVFGKRMIVPKMPDTTDTSTKVFKSKPFSKASSPSHGSSGGFAKNIPSSSGYDYSQDAEAAHMAATAILNLSTRCWERPETCGTKLREPCTKEVAIEVDENGTLDLSMKKTKREDIQSAETACSLPSSSQLVDATLSQDHPQSDWDGPLDFTKPNEDKEEDHEEMEYTAPSYTSSDDEEENQENSEDRKYPGEVTTGSFKVKFQPKDNKKEVIVCPTPGCDGSGHITGNYASHRSLSGCPLADKSLRTLMAAHTAELKCPTPGCDGSGHITGNYASHRSLSGCPRAKKGGVKSAPCKDDKEESELLRCPVPGCDSLGHISGKYATHRSAYGCPLAAKRQREGLLNGTPFSWKAFKTEGPTCPTPGCDGSGHANGSFLTHRSLSGCPRAPASKKKVKLPGDEYITAKFRASDVLDNDEDIKQLNKDISELNECNAEMEADMMNLHTQISSMEKNLKNMEEENKQIEEKNEALFLELSGLSQVLIRSLANIRLPTMQEPVSEQNFDNYVETLTYMFTNKDCYQNPDTRALLESISQAVKGIEV, encoded by the exons ATGAGTCAAGACACAGAGACAAGAACACGAGCTCGTTCCAAAGCCATCCGGG AACAAGTTGGACAAGCAATGAAGCTGGAAATGAG CAGCTGTCCCACCCCTGGATGTGATGGCAAAGGTCACGTCAGTGGAAGATATTCGAGACACAGAAG CGCGCTAGGGTGCCCAATTGTAAAGAAAAGGAAGCTACAGGAGGCTGAGATCGAAGAGAACCCGCTGTCGCCCAGGAAGAGGACCCAGCCTACCAAACAGGCCGATGAGGACAGTGACATGgcagaagaggaggagcagaatgaggaagatggagaggaaaaagatggcatcaaagacaaaaagaaaaaagaaacaaagagcgAGACGGGAAAAG TTGAACGCACCTCGGCGACCACAGACAGCCCAGAACAACCTTGCCCTTCACCTGATGACAAGAGCAGAAGTATCACCTCAGAGACTGAGAACAAAGTAGAGACAGAAAACTTTAGCGAGGAGGTAACGTGTGTGATAatcacagaggaagaggaggctcAGTCAGCATCCGCGTGCCTCCCGCCACAGCTCCCAGCAGAAGAAACAACTGTCCCTTGCCATGAAGAGACaaaagatgaggaagaggatggagaaaaaaaggcaaacctggaggaggaggaggaggaactggAAAGTCAGAGGAATGTTGCAGAAGagacggagataagaagacaGATGATCAGGCAGGAAAATTCTGATCATCAGTACTCAAGTGGAGATTACAAAAATCAGGCCAAAGAGTCAAAACCGATAGAAAATAATGAGactgaagaagaggaggaggacgaggaggacgcagaggaagaggaagaggaggaggaggaggaagaggacgaaGACGATGGAGCAGTGAGACAAGTTGAGACAGTTTTCATTCAGGAATCTGAAGCGACTGTGTCACTCAGGGAAGAGCAGTGCGACACCCTCAGGGCCGAGGAAGAAGCAGCAGAGGAGAAGCGAAGCAGCAAAGCCGGTGAAGTagagcaagaagaagaagaagacgaggaagaagaagatgaagaagatgatgaggaagaagaaggaaaCTCAAGCAAAGCCTCTCCGAGCACAGTCATCATCGAAGTTCACGCCGAAGAGGAGGAACacgaggaggacgaggaggaagaggaggaagaggaagacgaCGAGGaactggaggaggaagacgaggaggaggaggaggaggacgaggacaGGGGAGAGGAATTGGATCGTGTCTCCGAGGGATCGGGCGTCACGGACGACTCTGAAAACTGGGACATGACGCGAGGGAATCTGGGGCTGCTGGAGCAGGCCATTGCTCTGAAGGCAGAGGAGATCCAGGGAGGTCAGGAGAGCAGCAGTTCTGTCGACTACCAACCGAGCAACGCCTCCATGAAGAACTCTGACGGTTCTGCTGGAGTCCGCTGCTCCACCCACTGTAGCAAAG aaaagaaggaagtcAAGTGTCCAACTCCAGGTTGTGACGGAACAGGCCACATCACTGGGTTGTATCCTCACCACCGCAGTCTTTCTGGATGTCCCCACAAAGACAGAATACCTCCAGAGA TTTTGGCCATGCACGAAAATGTCTTGAAGTGTCCTACTCCCGGCTGCACCGGCCAAGGTCATGTGAACAGTAACCGCAACACACACCGCAG CCTGTCCGGTTGCCCCATAGCAGCAGCAACTAAGCTGAACAAGAACCAGGACAAGCAGGTTCATCTGCAAGCTTCAGCCAGTGAGCCGACCTCAAACTCTGACAGAGTGCTAAG GCCAATGTGTTTTGTGAAGCAGCTGGAGATCCCTCAGTATGGCAGCTACCGCCCCAACACAGTGACTACCACACCTCGAGCTAACCTTGCCAAGGAGCTGGAGAAATACTCCAAGGTTTCTTTTGACTATGCAAGCTTTGATGTCCAAGTGTTTGGAAAGCGTATGATTGTTCCAAAGATGCCCGACACTACCGACACATCCACTAAAGTTTTCAAAT CTAAACCATTTTCCAAGGCGTCCTCCCCAAGCCATGGTTCATCAGGAGGTTTCGCCAAGAACATCCCATCCTCTAGTGGTTATGACTACAGCCAGGATGCAGAGGCAGCCCATATGGCAGCAACAGCAATCCTCAACCTGTCCACCCGCTGCTGGGAGAGACCGGAAACCTGCGGCACTAAACTCCGGGAGCCTTGCACCAAG GAGGTCGCGATTGAGGTGGATGAGAATGGCACCTTAGACCTCAGCATGAAAAAGACCAAGAGAGAGGACATACAGTCTGCAGAGACTGCATGTTCTTTGCCTTCCTCCTCTCAACTTGTGGATGCCACGTTGTCTCAGGACCATCCTCAGTCAGATTGGGACGGTCCACTAGATTTCACCAAGCCCAATGAAGACAAGGAGGAAGACCATGAAGAG ATGGAATACACAGCTCCTTCATATACATCATCTGATGACGAGGAAGAGAACCAAGAAAACTCAGAGGACCGGAAATACCCCGGTGAAGTCACTACTGGCAGTTTTAAAGTCAAGTTTCAGcccaaagacaacaaaaaagaagttattGT ATGTCCAACACCAGGCTGTGATGGCAGTGGGCATATAACTGGCAATTATGCATCACATCGAAG TCTGTCAGGCTGTCCTCTTGCTGATAAATCACTTCGGACCCTCATGGCTGCCCACACAGCTGAACTgaa GTGTCCGACTCCAGGCTGTGATGGATCGGGTCACATCACTGGAAACTACGCGTCGCACAGGAG TTTGTCTGGATGTCCACGGGCCAAGAAAGGAGGAGTCAAATCAGCACCTTGCAAAGACGACAAGGAAGAATCTGAGCTGCTGAG GTGTCCAGTTCCTGGCTGTGACAGTCTTGGACACATCAGTGGAAAGTATGCTACCCACCGTAGTGCCTATGGCTGTCCACTTGCAGCAAAGCGACAGAGGGAAGGTCTACTAAATGGCACTCCTTTCTCTTGGAAGGCCTTTAAGACCGAAGGCCCGACCTGCCCAACACCAGGCTGTGACGGTTCTGGTCATGCTAATGGCAGTTTCTTGACACACCGCAG TCTCTCAGGTTGTCCGAGAGCTCCAGCCAGCAAGAAGAAAGTCAAGCTTCCTGGAGACGAATATATAACAGCAAAGTTCAGAGCGAGCGACG TTCTGGATAATGATGAAGACATCAAGCAGCTGAACAAGGACATCAGTGAACTGAATGAGTGCAACGCAGAGATGGAGGCTGACATGATGAATTTGCACACTCAG
- the LOC114141796 gene encoding myelin transcription factor 1-like isoform X8, whose protein sequence is MSQDTETRTRARSKAIRAEQVGQAMKLEMSSSCPTPGCDGKGHVSGRYSRHRSALGCPIVKKRKLQEAEIEENPLSPRKRTQPTKQADEDSDMAEEEEQNEEDGEEKDGIKDKKKKETKSETGKVERTSATTDSPEQPCPSPDDKSRSITSETENKVETENFSEEVTCVIITEEEEAQSASACLPPQLPAEETTVPCHEETKDEEEDGEKKANLEEEEEELESQRNVAEETEIRRQMIRQENSDHQYSSGDYKNQAKESKPIENNETEEEEEDEEDAEEEEEEEEEEEDEDDGAVRQVETVFIQESEATVSLREEQCDTLRAEEEAAEEKRSSKAGEVEQEEEEDEEEEDEEDDEEEEGNSSKASPSTVIIEVHAEEEEHEEDEEEEEEEEDDEELEEEDEEEEEEDEDRGEELDRVSEGSGVTDDSENWDMTRGNLGLLEQAIALKAEEIQGGQESSSSVDYQPSNASMKNSDGSAGVRCSTHCSKEKKEVKCPTPGCDGTGHITGLYPHHRSLSGCPHKDRIPPEILAMHENVLKCPTPGCTGQGHVNSNRNTHRSLSGCPIAAATKLNKNQDKQVHLQASASEPTSNSDRVLRPMCFVKQLEIPQYGSYRPNTVTTTPRANLAKELEKYSKVSFDYASFDVQVFGKRMIVPKMPDTTDTSTKVFKSKPFSKASSPSHGSSGGFAKNIPSSSGYDYSQDAEAAHMAATAILNLSTRCWERPETCGTKLREPCTKEVAIEVDENGTLDLSMKKTKREDIQSAETACSLPSSSQLVDATLSQDHPQSDWDGPLDFTKPNEDKEEDHEEMEYTAPSYTSSDDEEENQENSEDRKYPGEVTTGSFKVKFQPKDNKKEVIVCPTPGCDGSGHITGNYASHRSLSGCPLADKSLRTLMAAHTAELKCPTPGCDGSGHITGNYASHRSLSGCPRAKKGGVKSAPCKDDKEESELLRCPVPGCDSLGHISGKYATHRSAYGCPLAAKRQREGLLNGTPFSWKAFKTEGPTCPTPGCDGSGHANGSFLTHRSLSGCPRAPASKKKVKLPGDEYITAKFRASDVLDNDEDIKQLNKDISELNECNAEMEADMMNLHTQISSMEKNLKNMEEENKQIEEKNEALFLELSGLSQVLIRSLANIRLPTMQEPVSEQNFDNYVETLTYMFTNKDCYQNPDTRALLESISQAVKGIEV, encoded by the exons ATGAGTCAAGACACAGAGACAAGAACACGAGCTCGTTCCAAAGCCATCCGGG CAGAACAAGTTGGACAAGCAATGAAGCTGGAAATGAG CAGCAGCTGTCCCACCCCTGGATGTGATGGCAAAGGTCACGTCAGTGGAAGATATTCGAGACACAGAAG CGCGCTAGGGTGCCCAATTGTAAAGAAAAGGAAGCTACAGGAGGCTGAGATCGAAGAGAACCCGCTGTCGCCCAGGAAGAGGACCCAGCCTACCAAACAGGCCGATGAGGACAGTGACATGgcagaagaggaggagcagaatgaggaagatggagaggaaaaagatggcatcaaagacaaaaagaaaaaagaaacaaagagcgAGACGGGAAAAG TTGAACGCACCTCGGCGACCACAGACAGCCCAGAACAACCTTGCCCTTCACCTGATGACAAGAGCAGAAGTATCACCTCAGAGACTGAGAACAAAGTAGAGACAGAAAACTTTAGCGAGGAGGTAACGTGTGTGATAatcacagaggaagaggaggctcAGTCAGCATCCGCGTGCCTCCCGCCACAGCTCCCAGCAGAAGAAACAACTGTCCCTTGCCATGAAGAGACaaaagatgaggaagaggatggagaaaaaaaggcaaacctggaggaggaggaggaggaactggAAAGTCAGAGGAATGTTGCAGAAGagacggagataagaagacaGATGATCAGGCAGGAAAATTCTGATCATCAGTACTCAAGTGGAGATTACAAAAATCAGGCCAAAGAGTCAAAACCGATAGAAAATAATGAGactgaagaagaggaggaggacgaggaggacgcagaggaagaggaagaggaggaggaggaggaagaggacgaaGACGATGGAGCAGTGAGACAAGTTGAGACAGTTTTCATTCAGGAATCTGAAGCGACTGTGTCACTCAGGGAAGAGCAGTGCGACACCCTCAGGGCCGAGGAAGAAGCAGCAGAGGAGAAGCGAAGCAGCAAAGCCGGTGAAGTagagcaagaagaagaagaagacgaggaagaagaagatgaagaagatgatgaggaagaagaaggaaaCTCAAGCAAAGCCTCTCCGAGCACAGTCATCATCGAAGTTCACGCCGAAGAGGAGGAACacgaggaggacgaggaggaagaggaggaagaggaagacgaCGAGGaactggaggaggaagacgaggaggaggaggaggaggacgaggacaGGGGAGAGGAATTGGATCGTGTCTCCGAGGGATCGGGCGTCACGGACGACTCTGAAAACTGGGACATGACGCGAGGGAATCTGGGGCTGCTGGAGCAGGCCATTGCTCTGAAGGCAGAGGAGATCCAGGGAGGTCAGGAGAGCAGCAGTTCTGTCGACTACCAACCGAGCAACGCCTCCATGAAGAACTCTGACGGTTCTGCTGGAGTCCGCTGCTCCACCCACTGTAGCAAAG aaaagaaggaagtcAAGTGTCCAACTCCAGGTTGTGACGGAACAGGCCACATCACTGGGTTGTATCCTCACCACCGCAGTCTTTCTGGATGTCCCCACAAAGACAGAATACCTCCAGAGA TTTTGGCCATGCACGAAAATGTCTTGAAGTGTCCTACTCCCGGCTGCACCGGCCAAGGTCATGTGAACAGTAACCGCAACACACACCGCAG CCTGTCCGGTTGCCCCATAGCAGCAGCAACTAAGCTGAACAAGAACCAGGACAAGCAGGTTCATCTGCAAGCTTCAGCCAGTGAGCCGACCTCAAACTCTGACAGAGTGCTAAG GCCAATGTGTTTTGTGAAGCAGCTGGAGATCCCTCAGTATGGCAGCTACCGCCCCAACACAGTGACTACCACACCTCGAGCTAACCTTGCCAAGGAGCTGGAGAAATACTCCAAGGTTTCTTTTGACTATGCAAGCTTTGATGTCCAAGTGTTTGGAAAGCGTATGATTGTTCCAAAGATGCCCGACACTACCGACACATCCACTAAAGTTTTCAAAT CTAAACCATTTTCCAAGGCGTCCTCCCCAAGCCATGGTTCATCAGGAGGTTTCGCCAAGAACATCCCATCCTCTAGTGGTTATGACTACAGCCAGGATGCAGAGGCAGCCCATATGGCAGCAACAGCAATCCTCAACCTGTCCACCCGCTGCTGGGAGAGACCGGAAACCTGCGGCACTAAACTCCGGGAGCCTTGCACCAAG GAGGTCGCGATTGAGGTGGATGAGAATGGCACCTTAGACCTCAGCATGAAAAAGACCAAGAGAGAGGACATACAGTCTGCAGAGACTGCATGTTCTTTGCCTTCCTCCTCTCAACTTGTGGATGCCACGTTGTCTCAGGACCATCCTCAGTCAGATTGGGACGGTCCACTAGATTTCACCAAGCCCAATGAAGACAAGGAGGAAGACCATGAAGAG ATGGAATACACAGCTCCTTCATATACATCATCTGATGACGAGGAAGAGAACCAAGAAAACTCAGAGGACCGGAAATACCCCGGTGAAGTCACTACTGGCAGTTTTAAAGTCAAGTTTCAGcccaaagacaacaaaaaagaagttattGT ATGTCCAACACCAGGCTGTGATGGCAGTGGGCATATAACTGGCAATTATGCATCACATCGAAG TCTGTCAGGCTGTCCTCTTGCTGATAAATCACTTCGGACCCTCATGGCTGCCCACACAGCTGAACTgaa GTGTCCGACTCCAGGCTGTGATGGATCGGGTCACATCACTGGAAACTACGCGTCGCACAGGAG TTTGTCTGGATGTCCACGGGCCAAGAAAGGAGGAGTCAAATCAGCACCTTGCAAAGACGACAAGGAAGAATCTGAGCTGCTGAG GTGTCCAGTTCCTGGCTGTGACAGTCTTGGACACATCAGTGGAAAGTATGCTACCCACCGTAGTGCCTATGGCTGTCCACTTGCAGCAAAGCGACAGAGGGAAGGTCTACTAAATGGCACTCCTTTCTCTTGGAAGGCCTTTAAGACCGAAGGCCCGACCTGCCCAACACCAGGCTGTGACGGTTCTGGTCATGCTAATGGCAGTTTCTTGACACACCGCAG TCTCTCAGGTTGTCCGAGAGCTCCAGCCAGCAAGAAGAAAGTCAAGCTTCCTGGAGACGAATATATAACAGCAAAGTTCAGAGCGAGCGACG TTCTGGATAATGATGAAGACATCAAGCAGCTGAACAAGGACATCAGTGAACTGAATGAGTGCAACGCAGAGATGGAGGCTGACATGATGAATTTGCACACTCAG